GACTCGCTCACCGACTTGTCGGGGAGCCCCACGATAGTAATCCCGGGGAGTCCCTTTGAAATATCCACTTCCACTTCTATGGAAAAGGCATCAATACCAAGCACCGACATGCTTCTCATATGGGCAAGCATAGCGTTCTCCTTTCATCACAGAGTCTTTCAAGACAATCATATCCCGGAGATATTGCCGTCACATTTCCATTTTTTTAACGGTCTTCATCTTTCTGTTACATTTTTGCACCGCCACAGGGGAGATTCCTGACCTCAAGAGGAAAAAAATCTCCCAGGAAGAATATCTGATTCATACGCACTCTCATCTCGGGCACTGATCTCACCTGAAACCTGGAAAACAGCCTGAAATCTTCCCAAAGCATTTTTATTTATGGAGGGGATTTATGGAATCAAAAGCGGAAGCCAAGATGGATTCGAAAAGGATTGTTGGGGTTGTGATGCTCTGCGCGGCCTGTCTTTTCGGCATTCTCATCAGCACCGCCTTCTTCAGCGTCCAGGAGGCCGATGAGATACCTTACTGGTGGAAAGGCTACCGGATCACGGGAACCATTACCGAGTTAGCCCGCGATCATATCAAGATAAGGATAGAAAACGGCAAGGAAATGGATTTTGAGATCAACGCCCATACCAAGGTATCACTTATGGGGAGGATTCAGCTTGACAAGGGGGTGCTTGTAAGGATTACCTACAAGGCCATCAAGGACGAGAAAGTCCCTTCACTGGCCCGGTGGATAAGGGAACTCCCTTCCCAGTCGGAACCGGCAGGAACCTCCTCTCTGCCCAAGGCACCGGCATCACCGACATCGTCTGCATCACCGGCTCAGACATCACCCGAGTCATCAGTACCGATAACAGCACCGGCAGCAACACCGATAACAGCACCGGCAGCAACACCGGCAGCAGCACCGGCAGCAGCACCCACATCGGCAACGGCCCCGGTTTCAACACCGGCGGCACCTTCTGAGCCCGGAGATGAGAAAGCTCCCTAGAAGGCTTGCTCGATATGCTCCAGCTCCCCCGTGCAGAGCACGATGGAGATCACATCAAAGCGGCATGGTGCTTCCTGGAGGCTCTTTTGCTGAAGATATGAAAGGGCTGCCTGGCGGATTCTCCTCTGTTTGCCCCTGTCTACTGCCTCGGTGGGATCGCCGAAATCACGGGTTCTTCTCGTCTTTACCTCAACGAAGACCATTTCCTCGCCCAGGCGGGCTATGATGTCAATTTCTTTTCTCAGGGCACGGAAGTTTGTCTCAAGGATTGTGTAGCCTTTCCCCCTGAGATACTGCTGCGCTCTCTCCTCTCCCTCTCTCCCTTTCCTGATATGGCTGCTCTTCACTGGAACTCACCTCCCATGACTCACCTGGAGGCATTCCTTCACCGGGCCGAAGGAGCGGCGGTGGACAGGAAGGACTCCCCGCTCCCTGAGAGCTCTCAGGTGCTCTGCCGTGGGATATCCCTTATGGCGTGAGAAGCCGTACCCTGGGTACTGCCTCTCATACCCCTCCATGATGGCATCTCTGGTGGTCTTTGCCATGATCGATGCGCAGGCTATGGAGAAAGAGAGGGAATCGCCTTTCACAACGGCCTGCTGCGCCCCATTGAAACCGGGAAGGGTGAAAAGCCCGTCAACAATGAGCAGGTCCGGCATGAGCGGAAGCTCCCTCACCGCGCGGGCCATGGCTTCGAGAGAAGCCCTGTGCACGTTGAGGGAATCTATTTCGTAGTGCTCGACGATGCCGATTCCCACGGCCGCTGCATGGGAGCGGATCCACCGTGACAGCTGAAGCCTTTCCCCCTCCAGCAGCTTTTTGGAGTCGTCCACAAAAGGGATAAAGGGGGCATCGGTGAAAACAACCGCTGATGCCACCACGGGGCCGGCAAGAGGCCCCCTTCCGGACTCATCAAGGCCTGCAATAACCCTGCAGCCTCCCTTTCCCCTTTCATAGCCCTGAAGCTCCCTTATCCTGATGCGCTCCCGCTCCAGGAAATCCAGGCATTCCCGCGGCAGCTCAGTACCGCAGGGGCCTTTCTCAGAGGATGCGGCGGGGAATTCCCCCCCCACATCGTACCGAGCGGCAAGCAGAGAGAAAATACCCTTACGCGTCATGGGGTCCTCCAGGGCTTTCGTGAGGGGGCTCTTCAAGGGTGAAAGGACCGTATGTCCCCTCCCTGAAGCTCTTTATTACCGAGAGGGCGGTCCTGTGAGCGTCCACCGAGGCTTCCTTTCCTATCAGCCCCATTTTCCTCCCAATCTGTTCCAGCAGCTCAGCAGGCGGGCCCGTCATGCCCTTAAGGCAGGGGGCTTGCACGGCCGAGAGAAAAGAGAGAATTTTCAGGGCGAGCTCATCAACCGGCAGCAGCTCCTCCCTGACGGTGCCTACTGCCGCAAGATGCCAGGCATGCTCTTCGTTGTCCACACGGGGATAGAATATGCCGGGGATATCCAGGAGCTCACCGTTACCAGGAAGGGCAATCCATTGAAGCCCTCTCGTGACGCCGGGGTTTTTACCTACACGGACGACGTTCCTGCCGGAGAGCCTGTTGATGACACTTGATTTTCCCACGTTGGGGATACCCATCACCATAAGCCTGATTTCCTCGTCGCGCCTTCCCCGCTTCTTCCGCGATTCCACCACCTCTCCCCGCCGCTCTTCAATCATCTTCCTGAGCATCTTGAAACCCTCACCGGACCTCGACGAGACGGCAAGGCCTTCTCCCTTGAAATAGGAAAGCCACCGGGAAGTGGCCTGCGGAGAGGCAAGATCAGACTTGTTCAAAAGAAACAGCACCTCGCGACCTGCCAGAATCCCTTCAATCTCAGGGTTCCTTGAGCTTGAGGGGATCCGCGCATCAAGCACCACGAGGACAAGATTGACAAGGGGCAGCGATTCTTTCACTACCCTAAGAGCTTTCTTCATGTGGCCGGGGAACCAGGATACTCTCACTCCGGGCCGGCCCTACTTGAGAACCCTGATTCTCTGGGGGGGCCAGAATATCAGAAAGGCTTTCCCCACGACATTTTTCCTGGGAAGAAAGCCCCATCGGTGGCTGTCATCGCTGTTATTCCTGTTGTCGCCCATCACGAAAAGGCTCCCCTCGGGGACCTTGCGCTTCTCCATCAGATACTCAGGCGCTTCATTGATGAAAGGCTCATCCTGAACGACATTATTGATGAATACCTTTCCCTCTTTCACCTCTATCTCGTCATTCTCAACGGCAATGACCCTCTTGATGAAGTCCTTGCCTCCCGCGTTGGCACTCTCAGGGGGATGGAACACTACAATTTCCCTCCGCTCCGGCGTCTTGAAGCGGTAAATGAACTCATTCACCATGATATAGTCGTGCTTGACAAGAGTCGGCACCATCGAGGTAGAGGGAATATAAAAGGTCCGCACCACAAAGTGAATAAGGACAAGCGCCGTCACCCCCGCGATGATTATTGAATCGAGGTATTCATAGAGAACCTTGCGGCGCTTCTCTTCAATCTTTATCTTCTTTGAGAAATGAAGTATCACCCTTACGATAAGAAGGATTCCTATAAGGATTGCCAGTTGGGTTGGCGTCACGCGCTATTCCCCCTCTTATGCTTTCTTTGTCCTTCCCGCATCGGTGAGCTTCTTTTCCTTTACGCGGGCCTGCTTGCCTATCTTGTCACGGAGATAGTAGAGACGGGACTTTCTCACCTCGCCCCTTCTCACCACATCTATTTTCTGAAGCATGGGCGAATGGATGAGGAGGGTCCTCTCCACGCCTACCCCATGGGATATCTTCCTGAGAGTGAAGGACTCCTTGAGGCCCGCGTTCATGCGCGCGATGCAGACCCCCTCGAAGGCCTGGCTTCTTTCCTTTCCTCCCTCAACGACCTTGATCTGCACCTTCAGGGTGTCACCGGGCTTGAAGCTGGGCAGCTCACTTTTCATCTGCTCCCGTTCTATGAGTTTGATCGAATCCATGGCAATCTCCTTTCAAGTCATCATATTGCTGAGACCCTGCACAAGGGCAGGGGTTGCTTTCATCGCTTATCTGCTGGTAAAACTTCCCGATCTCCTCATCGCCCCTGAGCTTCTCGAGAAGATCCGGCCGCTTCAGCGCCGTGCGCCTTACACGCTCCTTATTTCTCCACTGCCCAATCAGGGCATGATTTCCTGAGAGCAGCACCTCCGGCACAGACCAGCCCCGGAACTGCGACGGCCTCGTATAGTGCGGATAATCCAGAAGGCCGCCGTCAAAGGATTCAAGAGCGGCAGACTCGCTGTCTATCACGCCGGGGATGAGTCTTACCACGGCATCAATGACCACCATCGCGGGGAGCTCGCCTCCCGTGAGGACATAGTCTCCTATGGAAAGCTCCTCGTCCGCGAGGTGCTCAGTGACTCTCTCATCAATCCCTTCATAATGGCCCGCAACAAGAATAAGCCTGGAGAGGCCTGCAAGCTCGCGGCAGCGGGCCTGCGTAAAAACCTGGCCTTGCGGCGACAGCAGAATCACTCTCCCCCGGGGTTCTTCTTTTTGAAGCCGATCCAGGGCCTTGAAGAGCGGCTCAATCTTGAGAATCATTCCTGCCCCGCCGCCGTAAGGAGCGTCATCGACGGTCCTGTGCCGGTCATCGGTGTAGTCCCTCAGGTTGTGAAGGTGAATCTTCACAAGATGGGCATCCCGGGCGCGCCTTATGATGCTTTTCTCCAGAGGGGTAAAAACCTCAGGGAAGAGCGTGATGACATCAATCCTCAAAGCCTGTTATCATCTCCCGGTCAATCCACATCCTCCGTGCCTCAAGATCGACTTTTTTGATAACCTTCTTCAGGGCAGGGATCAGAATCTCTTTTTCGCCTTGTACCACATACACATCGTGATTCGGCGTATGAAGTATCTGCGAGACCGTGCCGATAAACCCTCCTTCCAGGTAATATACTTTCAGGCCCACTATCTGAAAGTGGTAGAAAGAATCATTGGGAAGGGGCCTGACTTCCTCCTTGTTGATCTGAAAGAAGGCTCCCATGAGCTCCTTGGCGTCCTCCCTTGTTTCAATCCCCTTGACCTTCACGAGCAGATGCCCCTTGTGGGGCCTTGAGCTCTCTATCAGCACAAGACGATCCTTCTTCTCATCATCTTTCCAGCCGAGCTCCATCTTGGAGTGCACTGAAAAGCGCTCGGGAAAGTCGGTAAGGACCTTCACCTTGAGCTCTCCTTCTTTGCCGTGAACGCCTGTCACCTGACCAACAAGAATCTTCTGCCGCTCTTCCATCAGGCCTCTCTTATTTCCACCACTTTCCAGTCCTGGATAACCACTTCAGCGCGCGTCAACTTGTCCAGGAAGTTATCACCCACCCGAAGTGTTACGGGCCCCTCAAAAACCCTGAAGGGGAGCTCGGCGCCATTCTGCACCGCTTCAAGCTCTGCGACCCTCCAGTTAAGCTCCTTTTCCAGCTGCATGAGGCGGGCTTTTTCCAACTCTATCTGCTTCCGAAGCTCCTGCCCTTCCCCTCCCGGGGCTGCCGCCTGCTGTTCCAGGGCGAGCTCCATATGCTTGAGGTTATCCTCAATTCTTGCGAGTGTCTCCCGTGCCTCAAGGATAAGCTGCTTGCGAAAATCATCGGTCATCAAGACCTTTATCGCCACAGGCCTTCTCAGCTCAATCTGCTCCATAGCCGCTCCTCCTATATGATTTCAATCATAACCCTCTTTCCATCTTTGACTGCGGCAGCCTTCACTATGGTCCTGAGGGCCTGTGCAATCCTTCCCTGCTTCCCGATTACCTTTCCCATGTCATCGGGAGATACACGAAGCTCCAGGATAACGGATCTCTCACCCTCGAGCTGGCTCACCTCTACCTCTTCAGGCTTGTCTACAAGTGATTTGGCAAGATATTCAAGAAGTTCCTTCATATATTTCCTCCGCTTTCATAGGTTATTCCAAAAGGCCTGTTTCCCTTCCGGGTTCTCTTTCAATGGAGGGAATTCTATGAAGATTTCGGCTTTTCCTTAGGTTCCTCCCTTTTCATTATGCCGCACGCCACAAGCACTCTTCTCACTGACTCGGTGGGCTGGGCCCCTTCTTTCAGCCAGTTGTTGAGCTTCTCTTCCTTCACGACGATGGTGGGAGGCTCCGTCCTGGGGTTATAATGGCCTATGTTCTCAACAAAGCGCCCGTCACGGGGGCTCCTTGAATCTGCCACCACGATGCGGTAGCTGGGCTGTTTTTTCTTTCCTACTCTCCTGAACCTGATCTTGACCACGTCTTGTTCCTCCTTACGTACATTATATTGCCCGTCCTTTAGAATGGGAGCTTGAATGCAGGCCGCCTTTTCGTCTTCTCGAAGCCTGCAAGCTGCTTCACCATTTTCTTTGCCATATCATACTGTTTCAGAAGCCTGTTCACATCAGCCACGGAAGTGCCCGATCCCGAGGCAATCCTCCTTCTCCTGCCGGCGTTGAGGATGGAGGGGACATTTCTCTCCTGGGGAGTCATTGACTGGATGATAGCCTCAATCCTGCCGAGCTGCTTCTCATCGACGACCATCCCTTTCATGTTGCCCATCCCCGACATGCCGGGGATCATATCCAGGAGCTGATCAAGGGGACCCATCTGGCGGACCTGCTGGAGCTGCACCAGGAAATCCCCGAGGGTGAGCTCCTGGGTCCTGAGCTTCTTTTCCAGCTCCTCGGCCTTCTCGACATCAAAAGTCGCCTCAGCCTTCTCAATAAGGCCCAGCACGTCTCCCATCCCCAGGATTCTCGAGGCCATCCTGTCTGGATGAAATACCTCGATGGCATCGAGCTTCTCACCGACACCGACAAACTTGATGGGCTTTCCCGTCACTGCCTTCACCGAGAGAGCCGCTCCGCCGCGGGCGTCACCATCCATCTTGGTGAGGACCACTCCGTCGATGGAGAGGGCTTTGTTGAAGCTCTCGGCGATATTCACGGCATCCTGCCCGGTCATCGCATCGACGACGAGGAGGATCTCATGGGGTGATATACTGCTCTTTACCTCGACAAGCTCTTTCATGAGCTCTTCATCAATATGGAGCCGCCCTGCCGTGTCAATTATCACGATGTCCCTGCCTGAAGTGGCGGCGGCCTTCATTGCGCCCTTGCAGATGTTCACCGGCGACTGTTTTTCTCCAAGGGTGTAGACGGGCACCTCCAGCTTGTCACCGAGCACTTTCAGCTGTGCAATTGCTGCAGGCCTGTAAATATCCGTCGCCACGAGGAGAGGGTGATGGCCTTTCTCCTTGAAATGGCCGGCAAGCTTGCCGCATGTCGTCGTCTTTCCTGAGCCATGGAGACCCACGACCATCACAATCGTCGGCGGGTCAGGGGAGAGATCGAGGCGGGAGCTTGTGCTCCCCATGAGCTCTACAAGCTCGTCCTTGACAAATTTTATCACCAGCTGGCCCGGGGTGAGGCTCTTCCAAACCGCTTCGCCCACCGCCTTTTCCTTGACGCGGTTTATGAAGTCCCTCACCACTTTGAGGTTCACGTCGGCTTCAAGCAAAGCCTGGCGGACTTCCCTGAGGGCGAGCTCCACGTCCTTTTCCGTGAGCTTTCCCCGGCTTCTGAGCTTCTTAAAGATATTCCCTAGTTTTTCCTGAAGCGATTCAAACATGGCCCTGCGCTCTGCTACCCTGATATCTATCCTGCAAGTGATGACTTCCAGCGTGAGAGATGAACCTCTTCGCGGCTCATCGGTGAGCCTTCACCAGCGCCCCCGGGGATTTCTCGGAGACTCCCGGGATCACCGAAGAATCTTTTCTGCTGTTTCCACATCACTTTATTATGACGAAAAAACAGTAAAACGGTGAAATGATGCACCGGCAAAGAAAATATAGCTCTCATAGTATAGTATAGTGCACGGTGAATGTCAAGTAATATGCCCTGAGAGGAGGGGCCTCGCAATGAAGGGAGCCGGAAGCCTGTTGCCAGAGCCAGCGATGCCTATTATTTTTTTGCCATGGCTTGACAACATGAGGCTCAACTATTATAATACAAAATGTTAAAACTTTGGGAGGTACTTTTATGAGCGAATATGATATACATGACCCCTACCACGCCAGGAGGCACAAAGTAAAATCGGCGCTGAAAAAGGATGTAAAAAGAGAGCCTGACGTATTCAAGATCCCCATAGAGGCAGGAGGAGCAAAAGATCAGGAACAGAAGCCGATGACCATAGAAAAAGCGGAGGAGGGCCCTGCGAAGCTTGATACGGCAACGCCATCGGATCCCCCTGCGGGAAAAACGGGAGAGAACCTTCCCGCAGAGATGCCTGAGGAGAGCAAGAAAGACAAAGACCGTATCCAGGAGCTCGAGGAGCAGGTGAAGAGGCTCCAGGCCGATTTTGAGAACTTCAGGCGCCGCAAGGAAGAGGAAGTTGCCAAGGCCGGCAAGTACGCCGCGGAAAAAGTCATCGTCGCGATGCTCCCCATTATAGACAACTTTGACAGGGCCGTTGCCGCGTCGCAGCTTTCCAAAAACTATGATGCTCTCGTGGAAGGCATCCAGATGGTGCAGAAGCAGGTATGGTCCATGCTGGAGAAGGAGGGCGTCACCGAGATAAAAGCCCAGGGGGAGCCCTTCAATCCCTCTCTCCATCAGGCCGTTTCGAGCGAGGAAAATGACGATCTCCCCGAAGAGACGGTGACAAAAGAGCTTCAGAAGGGATTTCTTCTCAAGGACAGGGTAATAAGGCCCGCAATGGTGGTAGTATCCAAAAAAAGCGCATAAGAATCAATGAATCGAAAATCAGAAGGAGGGAATTGCATGTCTAAAGTAGTGGGAATCGATCTGGGAACCACAAACTCAGTAGTGGCAGTCATGGAGGGCGGCAAGCCCGTAGTGATACCGAATGCCGAGGGAAACAGGATCACCCCCTCGGTGGT
This DNA window, taken from Candidatus Eremiobacterota bacterium, encodes the following:
- the ylqF gene encoding ribosome biogenesis GTPase YlqF translates to MRVSWFPGHMKKALRVVKESLPLVNLVLVVLDARIPSSSRNPEIEGILAGREVLFLLNKSDLASPQATSRWLSYFKGEGLAVSSRSGEGFKMLRKMIEERRGEVVESRKKRGRRDEEIRLMVMGIPNVGKSSVINRLSGRNVVRVGKNPGVTRGLQWIALPGNGELLDIPGIFYPRVDNEEHAWHLAAVGTVREELLPVDELALKILSFLSAVQAPCLKGMTGPPAELLEQIGRKMGLIGKEASVDAHRTALSVIKSFREGTYGPFTLEEPPHESPGGPHDA
- the trmD gene encoding tRNA (guanosine(37)-N1)-methyltransferase TrmD codes for the protein MRIDVITLFPEVFTPLEKSIIRRARDAHLVKIHLHNLRDYTDDRHRTVDDAPYGGGAGMILKIEPLFKALDRLQKEEPRGRVILLSPQGQVFTQARCRELAGLSRLILVAGHYEGIDERVTEHLADEELSIGDYVLTGGELPAMVVIDAVVRLIPGVIDSESAALESFDGGLLDYPHYTRPSQFRGWSVPEVLLSGNHALIGQWRNKERVRRTALKRPDLLEKLRGDEEIGKFYQQISDESNPCPCAGSQQYDDLKGDCHGFDQTHRTGADEK
- the rplS gene encoding 50S ribosomal protein L19, which translates into the protein MDSIKLIEREQMKSELPSFKPGDTLKVQIKVVEGGKERSQAFEGVCIARMNAGLKESFTLRKISHGVGVERTLLIHSPMLQKIDVVRRGEVRKSRLYYLRDKIGKQARVKEKKLTDAGRTKKA
- a CDS encoding KH domain-containing protein; protein product: MKELLEYLAKSLVDKPEEVEVSQLEGERSVILELRVSPDDMGKVIGKQGRIAQALRTIVKAAAVKDGKRVMIEII
- the lepB gene encoding signal peptidase I; translation: MTPTQLAILIGILLIVRVILHFSKKIKIEEKRRKVLYEYLDSIIIAGVTALVLIHFVVRTFYIPSTSMVPTLVKHDYIMVNEFIYRFKTPERREIVVFHPPESANAGGKDFIKRVIAVENDEIEVKEGKVFINNVVQDEPFINEAPEYLMEKRKVPEGSLFVMGDNRNNSDDSHRWGFLPRKNVVGKAFLIFWPPQRIRVLK
- a CDS encoding YraN family protein, with amino-acid sequence MKSSHIRKGREGEERAQQYLRGKGYTILETNFRALRKEIDIIARLGEEMVFVEVKTRRTRDFGDPTEAVDRGKQRRIRQAALSYLQQKSLQEAPCRFDVISIVLCTGELEHIEQAF
- the rimM gene encoding ribosome maturation factor RimM (Essential for efficient processing of 16S rRNA); protein product: MEERQKILVGQVTGVHGKEGELKVKVLTDFPERFSVHSKMELGWKDDEKKDRLVLIESSRPHKGHLLVKVKGIETREDAKELMGAFFQINKEEVRPLPNDSFYHFQIVGLKVYYLEGGFIGTVSQILHTPNHDVYVVQGEKEILIPALKKVIKKVDLEARRMWIDREMITGFED
- the rpsP gene encoding 30S ribosomal protein S16, which codes for MVKIRFRRVGKKKQPSYRIVVADSRSPRDGRFVENIGHYNPRTEPPTIVVKEEKLNNWLKEGAQPTESVRRVLVACGIMKREEPKEKPKSS
- a CDS encoding ribonuclease HII, which encodes MTRKGIFSLLAARYDVGGEFPAASSEKGPCGTELPRECLDFLERERIRIRELQGYERGKGGCRVIAGLDESGRGPLAGPVVASAVVFTDAPFIPFVDDSKKLLEGERLQLSRWIRSHAAAVGIGIVEHYEIDSLNVHRASLEAMARAVRELPLMPDLLIVDGLFTLPGFNGAQQAVVKGDSLSFSIACASIMAKTTRDAIMEGYERQYPGYGFSRHKGYPTAEHLRALRERGVLPVHRRSFGPVKECLQVSHGR
- the ffh gene encoding signal recognition particle protein yields the protein MFESLQEKLGNIFKKLRSRGKLTEKDVELALREVRQALLEADVNLKVVRDFINRVKEKAVGEAVWKSLTPGQLVIKFVKDELVELMGSTSSRLDLSPDPPTIVMVVGLHGSGKTTTCGKLAGHFKEKGHHPLLVATDIYRPAAIAQLKVLGDKLEVPVYTLGEKQSPVNICKGAMKAAATSGRDIVIIDTAGRLHIDEELMKELVEVKSSISPHEILLVVDAMTGQDAVNIAESFNKALSIDGVVLTKMDGDARGGAALSVKAVTGKPIKFVGVGEKLDAIEVFHPDRMASRILGMGDVLGLIEKAEATFDVEKAEELEKKLRTQELTLGDFLVQLQQVRQMGPLDQLLDMIPGMSGMGNMKGMVVDEKQLGRIEAIIQSMTPQERNVPSILNAGRRRRIASGSGTSVADVNRLLKQYDMAKKMVKQLAGFEKTKRRPAFKLPF
- the grpE gene encoding nucleotide exchange factor GrpE; amino-acid sequence: MSEYDIHDPYHARRHKVKSALKKDVKREPDVFKIPIEAGGAKDQEQKPMTIEKAEEGPAKLDTATPSDPPAGKTGENLPAEMPEESKKDKDRIQELEEQVKRLQADFENFRRRKEEEVAKAGKYAAEKVIVAMLPIIDNFDRAVAASQLSKNYDALVEGIQMVQKQVWSMLEKEGVTEIKAQGEPFNPSLHQAVSSEENDDLPEETVTKELQKGFLLKDRVIRPAMVVVSKKSA
- a CDS encoding YlqD family protein yields the protein MEQIELRRPVAIKVLMTDDFRKQLILEARETLARIEDNLKHMELALEQQAAAPGGEGQELRKQIELEKARLMQLEKELNWRVAELEAVQNGAELPFRVFEGPVTLRVGDNFLDKLTRAEVVIQDWKVVEIREA